GCCTGAATCGCCATTTGCACGCCACCGCCGTTGGCCGAAACCGCGACACTGCCGGCGCCGTTGCTGCCGCTGATGGTCTGCCCGGCAACAAGGGCCTGGCCCTGCGACGGCACCAGAGCGGGCGCCTGACTGGCTTCGCTGACGTTGATCGCGACGTTGTTGTTGGCGGTGTTGCCATCGCCGGCGGCGCGCACGCTCTGCGTCACGCCCTGGCTGCTGTTGAGGCCGGCGCCACCGATGACAGTGCCGGTGCCCAATGTGGGAGTGCTGCCGTTGCCCGACTCCTTGATGGTCGAGACGTAGAATTCCGGTTTGACCGTTGCGGCCTGGATCTGCATCGAGGTGGCGGCCCCGATCAGGTCGCCGCTGGCGTTGCGCCAGGTGCTGCTCATGACAATGCCGAAGCTGATGATCCGCCCCGGCATGACGTAACGACCGCGCAGCTCGGCGAGCTCCTGGTCCTTGATTTCGATGGGTTTGAATCCGGCATGGGCTAAACCTGACGCACTCGCTGCCAGGCAGGCGGCGGCCAGCCAGTATGAGCTTTTCATCTGCTGCTCCCGGGACGTCCAGTCCCATTCTCTAACTCGGCGATTAAAAGAAGTCGCTCTGAATGAACCCGAAATCCATCAATTCCGCATCTTTGACCGGGTTGAAACCGTCCAGCGAGTTCTTCGCCGTCAGCGGCACCGGAGGGCTGCGCAAGGCGTTGGCCTTGTCGTAACCGGGGCCGACGATGGCAAAGACAATACCGTTCCAACCTTTGACAAAGTCGTCGTGCTTGTAGCGCTTGTGGCCGAGAACCGGGTCACCGATGTAGACCCAATCCTTGTCCGAACGCTGCAGGACGACGAAATGCTTGTAGCCGCGAATGTCCATCAGGACTACCACCGGAATGGTCACCGCTTCGAGTTTCTCGGGCGGGATCCGGTAGCCACGGGCACGCATGCCGATGCTTTCTACGTAGCGCTTCATGTCGAGCATGGAGAAACCCTGGGTTCGCACCAGGTCCTGGTCAGCGTTGACCAGCATGCCTTTGATGATGTGCTCCTCATCGACGTCGAGCCAATAGGCCTGGCGCAGGACCGTTGCCAGTGCAGCAGCGCCGCAGCTGAAATCGGTTTTCTGTTCGACGATGTCGGCAAACTTGCGCTCGCGAATGCTTTGCACGTCCTTGTAGACCAGCACGCCACCCGGCAGGGCAGCGACGGGCATCTGCGCTGCCTGAGTCAGGCCGCATAGACAAAGCAGAGCGAAGAGGGCAGGAGTCCGCATGATCGAATACGCCTTGTGGAACCTGGGAAAAAGCCCCGTTGCCGGGGCTTTCGTTTCGATCGCGATTACATGCAGGCTTTGCAACCTGCGGCGATGGACAGCGAGTTGCTTTGTTGGTTGCCCACACCAGCCGAGACGTTGGCTCCACCGTTGCCGGAGAAGTTGTTCATCGAGTTGGTCATGTTGGCGTTGTTGACGACTGGGGTTTTCCAGCCATCTTTGGTCAACACTTGTTGGGTGGTGACGCCAGCGAGGCCAAAACTGCCCACGGCTTCGAACTTGGCTTTCTGATCATCGTTGCCGCCGTGGCCCCCGCCACGGTTACCCCAACCGCCATGGTTGTCGTCTTCGATGGTCGCGGTGCCTTTGGCTTTGAATGTGCCAGCAGCTGCATAAGTACCGGTAAGGGTGTCGGTTTTGTACGCCTGCACGCCTTTGTTTTCCACGACCAGGCCAGTCGAGGACTGGTTGGCAGAGGCAGCGGCGGTGGCTACGCGACCGCCGGAAACGGCGATGGCGAGGTTGTTTTTCTGTTGGTTGAAGTTGCCCGAGCTCACGTTGATACCGATGTTGCCAGAACCGTTGTTGCCGGCATTGTTGAGCGTGGCGTTGTTGAAAGTGGACGAGTTTTTCACGTAGTTGTTGTTGTTCACCTGAGTCGCGCTCGACGCTGCAACAGCGTTGCCGAAGATGAAGCTTTCGTCAGCGGTGGCCAGTGCAGCAGCGTTGTCCTGCTGGTTGCCGTCGCCGGCCGCAACGTTGGCGCCCATGTTGCCGTTGGAGCCGTTGAGCGAGTCGCTGGCATTGGCGTTGTTCAGGGTGCCCTGGTTTTTCACCACGTTGCCGTCGCTGTTTTGCGCGTCGAGTACAGCGGCGCCGGCGCCTGCGGTGATCTGCAGCAGTTGTTCAAGATTCGGACCTTGTGGCTGGCCGTGACCATTGCCGTGCCCGTTACCATGACCGTTGTTGTCACCACGGCCGCCAGCCTGTGCTGCCATTGCCATCACTGCTGCGAGTGCGAAAACCAGTGGTTTGAGAGCCATTGTAGGTTTCATGGTTGTTTCTCCGTCGTGCTTATTAGTTGGGTTAAGTGTTGTTACTTTTCCAATTGCACTTTGTTTGGGTCAGTCAGCGACCCGGATGCTCAGGGTGTTAGCCATGCGGTTCCCCACCCCGGCACTCTGGTTCACCTGGATTACCCCGCGGCTGCCGGTGAAGGCCTGATCACTTGTCGTGACCTGGCGACTGCCGGGTGAGGTACCAGTTGCTCCTGAGCTCGGTAAAAACGCCACGTTCTGTTGCGACAGGGCGCTGTCGTCAACGCTCTGCGGGCCGGCACTGATGCTGACGCGCGTGACGTTGGCCATTTGATTGTTGGCACCCGCGCCCTGGTTCACACCGAGGATGCCGTTGCCATTGCTGAAAGAGTTGCCGCCGATGTTCGCGCTGGCGTCGATGGCGCGGCTGGCGGGCGTGTCGATGTTCTGCCTGACGCTGGTGGTGGCGTGGGACTCGGTGCCGATGGCGATCGCTTTGGTGTTGGCTTGCTGCATCTGGTCACCGGCGGCCTGGTTGACGTTGAAGTTGCCGCGATACTGGGCACCGGAATTCTGGATATTCGCCTGGTTGACTGAAGCCGGATCGGCCATGGCGCTGGTGCAGCCGAGCAGGGCGAGAAGCAGCAGGGTGCGATTCATGTCATTGGCCTCCGGCCATGCGAGTCAGAGGCGCCAGCCCGGTGCTCATCGCCCGGTTGACGGTGTTGGAAATCGAAGCGCCAGAGCCACCGCCGCTGCCAGTGCGCATACCGGGCAGGCCGTTCTGGTTGGTCAGGGTGTTCATGCCAGGCAGGTTGGAACTCGGCGCGGTCATGTTGCCGCGAATCGACGAGCCGCTGGCGACATTGGCGAAGTCGCCGTCGCTGAGTTCAGTGCTGCTGAGGGTCTGGTTGATCCGCGCCGAAGGGTTGGCGTTGACCGTGGTCGGGTAGGGGTCTTTGCCGCCATTGCGGCCGATCGGGATGGGTTGAACGTCGCGATTGAGGACGATCACGCCATTGCCTTCGGCCTGCACGCTGACGCTGATCAATGCGCTGACGGCTGATCCGATCAGCAGGAGGCAGGTCAGGCTTTTATTGAAATTCCCCACGGCTGCAATTCCTTCTTCAGTGGGCTGGGTTGTTCAGCGTTGTGAAGGAGAGAGCGAAAGCTGTGCCGGATTTGGATTGTCTTGTTATTTCAATTGTTTAGCGGTTCTGAAGGAATGGTTCCAGCGCGCACTGTTTCACCGCTGAGACACATCAAGGGATGCAGGAACGCCGACTGGCGTTACATAGCTCTGGAACAAGGGTTTGCGCCGATGTGTTTCATCGGCGTAACAGGTCACGTGACGGAGTGATGAACAGCGTTTGGACGGGGGCTTTGCGCGGTCAGGAGTGTTTCAAAAACGGACAGATTTGACCTGTATGCCCAGCGTAAGGGGCTCAGTTGGACAGCAAACGCTCGACCGCCGCAAAGGCTTGCGTCTGGCGCTCGGCCCAATTGCCTTCGATAACTTGCAGCGGCTGTTGATGCTGGATCAGCCAGGCGCGGGTTGCTTCGAAAAAGGTCATGCGATCTTCCAGAGCCGGTTGGCAGCGCTGGCCGTCTTCGGCCCAGTCGACCTGTTGCGGCGACAGCAAAAGGTGCAGATCGTAGTGGCGCGCGAGCAATGCCTTTTCCAGCCAGACCGGGCAGTCGCCAAACAGGGTCTGACTCCAGAGGATGTTGCTCAGCAGATGGGTGTCGAGGATCAGCAGCGCGGGCTGTTTCGCCCGTGCCTGATCTTCCCATTGCAACTGGCCTCGGGCGATATCAGGAATATCCGCCAAGCAAGTGTCGCGGGGATTTTCCTCGATGAACCGGCGCACATATTCGTCAACGCGCACGCCACCGAAACGCTGCTCCAACCCCGCCGCCAGCCAGCTCTTACCGGTGGATTCCGGGCCGGTGAGAACAACCACTTTCATGTGCGCAACGCCGGATCGGCGCGCCATTCCCGCCAGCCTTGCACCGCGAGCAGGGTAAACAGCGCATAGAGACCGGCAGTCAGGTACAGGCCCTTATAGATGAACAGGCCAACAAAAATCACATCGAGGACAAACCACAGCGCCCAGCATTGCAGGCGTTTTTGCGCCATCCATAGTTGCGCGACCAGACTGAAGCCGGTGAGCGCCGCGTCGAGCCACGGCTGGGCGGCATCGGTCCAGTGCGCCATCGCCGCGCCCAGCAACACGCTGCCAATCGCACCGACAGCGAGCCCGAGTACGATCGACCTCGTGTCGAGGCGGGTGACTTCGCGACCGTCATGCATCGTCCCGGCGCGGGTCCATTGCCACCAGCCATAGATTTGCAGCGCCGCGTAGATCACCTGCAGCAACATGTCCGAATACAGCTTCACTTCATAGAAGATCCAGCTGTAGAGCAACACCATGACCAGCCCGATCGGCCAGCACCAGGGATTCTGTTTGACCGTCAGCCACACGGCGATGACACCGAGGGCAGCGGCAAACAGTTCAAGCCCGGACATGGCGGATCCTTGTGGGAATGAAAGAAGGGGGCGGATTGTACTGCATTAGCAAGATCAAAAGCCCCTCACCCTAGCCCTCTCCCGGAGGGAGAGGGGACTGATTGGGGGATGCTTTTGAGCTGCGCCGGTTTGAACGATCTTCGTTGAATCCATAATCGACTCGATTGCTCAGGTCGATGTATGACCCCAGACACCTCGGTCGGCTCCCTCTCCTCGGGGAGAGGGCTGGGGTGAGGGGTGGCCTCACCTCGGTGATCGGTCAGACGCGGAACTGGCGCAGCAACCCATTGAGCTGTTCGCTCAGCTGCCCAAGTCGCAGACTGGCTGCGCTGGATTGTTCAGCGGCCAACGCGGTGCTATGTGAAAGCCCGGCCGCCTGGGTGACGTTCTGGTTGATGTCCTCAACCACATGCGCCTGTTGCAACGTGGCGCTGGCGATCGAGGCATTCAGTCCGTTCAGATTGCGCAACGCCTGGCCAATTGCATTGAGGCTCGCCCCGGCCAGTCCCGCCTGTTCAATGGTCAGTTGCGACGCCTTGCTGCTGTCACCGATCACCTTCACCGCAGCCTCCGAATGATTCTGCAGGCGCTCGATCATCGACTGAATCTCCGCCGTCGACTTCTGCGTACGCTGGGCCAGCAAGCGCACCTCATCGGCCACCACGGCGAACCCGCGACCCTGTTCGCCCGCGCGCGCCGCTTCGATTGCCGCGTTGAGCGCCAACAGGTTGGTCTGCTCGGCAATCGAGCGAATCACTTCCAGCACGCTGCCGATCTGCGTGCTCTCCGCCGC
This genomic interval from Pseudomonas koreensis contains the following:
- a CDS encoding C39 family peptidase; this encodes MRTPALFALLCLCGLTQAAQMPVAALPGGVLVYKDVQSIRERKFADIVEQKTDFSCGAAALATVLRQAYWLDVDEEHIIKGMLVNADQDLVRTQGFSMLDMKRYVESIGMRARGYRIPPEKLEAVTIPVVVLMDIRGYKHFVVLQRSDKDWVYIGDPVLGHKRYKHDDFVKGWNGIVFAIVGPGYDKANALRSPPVPLTAKNSLDGFNPVKDAELMDFGFIQSDFF
- a CDS encoding heme utilization protein; this encodes MKPTMALKPLVFALAAVMAMAAQAGGRGDNNGHGNGHGNGHGQPQGPNLEQLLQITAGAGAAVLDAQNSDGNVVKNQGTLNNANASDSLNGSNGNMGANVAAGDGNQQDNAAALATADESFIFGNAVAASSATQVNNNNYVKNSSTFNNATLNNAGNNGSGNIGINVSSGNFNQQKNNLAIAVSGGRVATAAASANQSSTGLVVENKGVQAYKTDTLTGTYAAAGTFKAKGTATIEDDNHGGWGNRGGGHGGNDDQKAKFEAVGSFGLAGVTTQQVLTKDGWKTPVVNNANMTNSMNNFSGNGGANVSAGVGNQQSNSLSIAAGCKACM
- a CDS encoding adhesin; this translates as MNRTLLLLALLGCTSAMADPASVNQANIQNSGAQYRGNFNVNQAAGDQMQQANTKAIAIGTESHATTSVRQNIDTPASRAIDASANIGGNSFSNGNGILGVNQGAGANNQMANVTRVSISAGPQSVDDSALSQQNVAFLPSSGATGTSPGSRQVTTSDQAFTGSRGVIQVNQSAGVGNRMANTLSIRVAD
- a CDS encoding AAA family ATPase gives rise to the protein MKVVVLTGPESTGKSWLAAGLEQRFGGVRVDEYVRRFIEENPRDTCLADIPDIARGQLQWEDQARAKQPALLILDTHLLSNILWSQTLFGDCPVWLEKALLARHYDLHLLLSPQQVDWAEDGQRCQPALEDRMTFFEATRAWLIQHQQPLQVIEGNWAERQTQAFAAVERLLSN
- the pnuC gene encoding nicotinamide riboside transporter PnuC, with amino-acid sequence MSGLELFAAALGVIAVWLTVKQNPWCWPIGLVMVLLYSWIFYEVKLYSDMLLQVIYAALQIYGWWQWTRAGTMHDGREVTRLDTRSIVLGLAVGAIGSVLLGAAMAHWTDAAQPWLDAALTGFSLVAQLWMAQKRLQCWALWFVLDVIFVGLFIYKGLYLTAGLYALFTLLAVQGWREWRADPALRT